The genomic segment ACAGCCCTATATTGTTGTACGGTGTGAGAACTGGAGAAGAACAACaaacaattcttttttttatcaCAAAAGTGATGAAAGAATAAGAAAGATATTGTAATTCGGTACTTACAATAAAAACATGTAGATATTATGGTGTCTTAACTTCCCCATTAAGGTAGATAGCGgagcaaaatattatttggttATCTATGAGTATCAAAATTACTGAAATCATGTTTAGAAAAAAAAGTATCAAAATGCACTAAGAATAGAGGACATATTGTTCATTAATTAACTTGAAAAGCAAACAAAATATGATTGTGCTTCCTCTATTCACAGAggattaaaacatgaatttgaccaaaaaaacgAAGAACTTAAACTATGTACCAATTTTGGTATGTAGTCGGTTTGGCAGAGAATTTGAGTTGGTTTGGTATGTAGGCAACTTATCACAGACTGCTGGTGGTAGTTGTGGTGGTAAACTCCGCGCTCGGAAAATCGAGAATTAAATGCCAGCTTTAGGCTTAGAGGTAACTTTTGGTTCCTGTGGATCCCTAATTTTTGGTTTAGGAggcttccattttttttctcctcAATATCATGGTCATAGTCCAATGCCCCTACAGCGGATTGGCCCAATTAAGTTTGCTACCCTTTGGCTCGCAACTGTGGGGCAAAAACCACCACATTGTGCTAGGTTGAGCGTGTTCACCACTTCACCACTTGAGGAGGAGGAGCATTCTGCTACCCCTCTTTGGGAGGGGAAGAAGGAAGATGATTCTTCTTATAGgaaggagatgaagaaggaatcTTGTTTTGTTCCCAACATTGTATTAGACAATAGTCTTCAACTCGAGGTAGAGGAGCATGTTCATTTCCATATTGAAGCTATTGACGCAAAGACAGGATACAAATCAAGGACAGATTTTATTTCTATCTTCATGACAATCCTCATCTGGAAGAAGAACAAAATCTAGTAGTACACAAGAAACTGCTGCAAAAATCTGGTAGAGCTAATCTGAAAGCATCTAAGCTAATTTGATACAAACCGGATGAGGTACTCATCAAGTGTGGTGTATTTAACATCAGGATAGAGCTCCGTTGCCTCCATGCCAAAAGAAGCCTCGATCTCAAAGTTGGCAATTTCTCCCTTCACGAAAAATGTGTATGCCAAAGACAGGAGCAATTTTAATGGCATTGAAGCCTCTGCGAAagatacaagaaaagaaagcaatTTGATTAGAACGTGGAATAGTAGATGCTATTGTATTAAAAATTAGCAACTTGTGCACTTTTTCTTATTGTTAGATGACCTTGAATTTTCTTAAGAACTTCGTCCCCTGGAACGTAGATCTTTTCGAGGGTCTTGCCAATTTTCTTTTCCCACAATGATACTATTCCGTTGTAGGACAAGGTGTTGGCAGGGGGTGTAATGTACACACTCTTGTTCAGAGTCCTTGGGTCATCTGCTGCTTTGATGGTGTATGCAGCAATGTCTTCTTCCTTGGTGAAAACAACTGCAACgaaacatgaaattgaacaaaaaattGTGAACGATGATACTAAACCAATCAAGATATGCAGCAGACAAGCCCCTTTCGGATACCTTTTGGATTTCCATCGCCAAGAATGACAATTTTGTCTCTGGGAGGGCTTGCAGAGAAAGAGTCTCCAAAGTTGTTGAGGATATAATTCAAGTAACCAGCAAATCCGTTAGATACTAAATAAGTGTAAGGTATCCCTTCTGCCTCAATAGCTCTGCGGATCTCAACCTTGGTCCTGTTTAAGCTAGCAGCTGGTTCAACAGCGTGCGCACGATCCACATCAACCCCAAATTCAGAAGGTAAAAATCTCTGAAACCAAATACAGCTCGTTCTTTAGGAATATGGAAGTCACAACTCACAAAGGGACAAacgcaaaaaataaaaatcaagaaagaatTTGTAACACTGTATTGTGCTTACTTTGATGTTTCCAGCTTCTTTAATTGCTTCAATAATCTTAACTTGATGAGCTACCAAATCTCCCCCGACTGCAGAGATCACTATGTCAACTTGTTTGATTGCATTTACCAACTGCTGATGATTGTGTAGATCTCCCTGTTCAGTCCATACGTACATGTCAGTTTCtataatttcttgaaaaaaaattgaaacacTATTTAGACGACGAAGAAAGAAATAACAGCACACATGAAGAAATATGACTCCCAAACTCTTGAAACTCTCGATGATGGCTGCCCTCTTAAGATCTGAAATTGTGCTTTCTCGGACCAGTGCAAACGTTGGGTGCCCTGCTTTTGCGCTCGCTTCCACTAAATATTTCCCGATGTTTCCAGTGCCGCCAATGATCAAAATCTTGCTTTTCACATCCATTTCCAAGTCTAGGATAGTAGACTACTGCTGCAAAATTGGATGGAAACCGTAAATTGATGAGCTGAACAGATGCAGAAATCTGCCTATAGGCTGCAGCTTCGTGCACGGTTAATTTATAGAGGAAAAAGTACTGAAACTGGCAAGCAATCCTGTCGCTGCAGTTTCCTTTTGATGCTCTATTGGCTTCTGAAATTTCTAAAATGCTCCAAGGATTAATCAATGGAAGATTAGACAGTTGAACATTCTCACGAGGTTTCCCAAAAAATCAGGGCACTAACGGATTCTTATTGGCCAAGATGCGCAATGTATAGGGGTGCTTGGCAATTGCGAAAGAGAAAGCTCAAAGTCAATTGAATGTGCTTGTGAAAGGTAAAATTGTTCAAAACGtttctcacattttgcaaaataatttttttcgtccctcgcttttaaaagtgtaattttacatcccttacaaattcacattggtcaaatttagtccctactTAGGTTTTCGACTAATTTTTGTCGGAATTCACCACGTGTCTTGCACGTAATCATATTTTAAGGGCaaatttgtcaaatcaaatGTTATATAATTCGATTtataatccctcacattttataacataaattttttcctccttcacatttcacaaaatgaatttttttattctttacatttttcaaaatgaattttttcatcttttattgatcatgtgtgtgaataattttttttaaatccatgtatatatttatttgatttcacctgaacagtaTGAATAACATGTGAAATCAAATGGAGATATATTACACACTATTTGTAttgctcaagtgaaatcaaatagatatatatatatatatatatgggtttaaaaaaattgttagtttttcacttatattcattttcttttactcgaaatttgaaaataaagaaggcatttaatcctaaatattattgagtgtttatatcgaattaaatttggatagaaaaagtaaacaaaagaaaagtaggacaaaaagaaataagtgattggcactttcaaattttaacaaaatcataaggcaaataattcaattgttggtcttaaaagtgtcaaatagaaatttcagatttaaacttgttagcacaattatagaattcgagttaggacccattaattaattagatgaccttattatacaactcaataaataaattattactaaaagagaaatgtcacaaatattgaataggttcaaatggtgaaatcatataaatatatacatgggtttcaaacaaaattattagttttaaacccctatatatatctattgaatagcattTGTATTACTACGATTAGCATGTTTAGATGAAATCCAATAGAGATAAATTGCATGTTATTCATACTgttcaggtaaaatcaaatagacatatacgtgggtttatagaaaaaaaaactattcgtaTACATAAtcaatgagggataaaaaaattcattttgaaaaatatgaaggatagaaatattcattttttcaaatgtgaggaacgaaacaactcattttgtaaaatgtaagagacgaaaaaattcattttgtgaaatgtgagggactatgaatcagattatgtaaaaatttgatttaacaattttgcccttaaaaaatgatcacatgtaagtcacgtggtggattccggccaaaaactagtcggaaacctaggtagggaccaaatttggttaatgtgaatttgtaagggacgtaaacttacacttttaaaaataaaggacgaaaaaagtcatcttgtaaaatgtgatggatgttttgaacgattttcccctTGTGAAACTACTCATATGGGAGATTTAGCGGTAGGATTTCTTCCCTGAATCGGTGATGACCAAACCTGAAGTAAGCGCTGACGAACGAAATGTTGAagtgaaccaaaaaaaaaaagcataaacTTAGCACTAAATGTTAAACAATGTGACAGAATCTCTTCATTTGCATCGATAccacgagaaaaaaaaaatgaaaagaacaacattttgtttatatttcatCATATACTGATGGAAGCCTGTATTCATAGGcatttaataaaaataatacaATTAATATAAGTAATAGACACAGTTTGCTTAGACACTACAATTCAGGAACTAGTCAACAACCACCAACTCTTGGGCCGGTGGCCACCACCAAGCCCTTAAGGCTTTGAACCTTGTCTCCTACCAAAATGCCACTCTTGTGGCTCTGCTTCAAATCCAGACGGATGCGTTGTGCACCCGTCTGGTCCAGTGGTGGTTCTGTCCCCATCGGTCCCCCGTAGGCTCAGTTGAGCCTCCCCCGTAGTTAAAGTAGGTGTAGGAGTAGGGATtccaattgacaaaaaaaataaaaataaataaagaaactaGTCAATGGAGTCAATCAAGAGATCTATTAATTTTTTTGGCACAATCTATGGATGAGGATGGATTTAGCCATAAATCTCTCATTTTTAAGggtctcttttttctttttcttttttttttgaatttcttgCTCATTAATTTTTGTTGGGGCAGGTGGTGTTTTGAGCTAACTAATGTGCATTTCGGATTAAACCAACTTCAAACCCTTAAATATTCATCCCAAGGACATAATTAAAATTCGGCGGGTTCGGCAAAATTACTCATATAAATTTGTACGTGTATAGTACGAACATATTTGAAAATTATGGAACTAAAAATTTAGATAAATTTACAATAGTTTTCAAAGAATATGCCACTTCTATACCAATCTTAAACTTATTTTAATGTATGAGatgttaaatttattaaaaaattttaccaTATTATTTAAATATGTATAAATCTGTAATTGTTATATTATATGTGTTCTTATTTTGTGTATAACTCACGACCATGTCATTAtcattaaattttatttttttaaaaaaattgaaatataattCACGAAGTATAATACATGGCAAAAATTTATTACGTGTTTCATAGAGTTAATTGAAAAGTATGAGTATTTTTCTAAGTATTTTTGAAATCTAGGAAATGTGGAGTTTGTTGTATGATACGTGAGAACGAGCATTATATAAGCACACTACAAATGCCTACTAACTAGGactaagagaaaacaaaatgaaCAAACTAATATCTCCAAATCATTTACAGGTATTACATCCCTTCTTTCTTCAAGTATGCTCcactaaaaaaaatcaattcagATTAATATCCTACCCCTATTTTTTTCCACTAATTGCCCAAAtaaattattttgaatataacaaaatGGTTGATTATTCTAGAATATAATAAGATGTTTCCACCACTTGTAAAACCTACCAAAGAAATCCATAttctaaatttcaaatttttgtctACTAAGCATTTCATgatactaaaagaaaaatattactAGGCATTTCATCATACGGAGGGTAATAGATTTGTTCATAACTACCGTACAATCAAGATTAACATGATAGTTTTTTTCTAGCCAATAAGATCTTTGTACAAATTGCTATGTATTATATTAAGTATTAATTTTGTATAAATGAAGTTCCGAGCGAATTTACTTCATTAGACTAAATGGTCCTcatttgcttaaaaaaaaattctctcaaGGAAAAACATATGGATTTAAGATGTTACAAGTAGGGTAATGTTACAAGTAGGATTTAAGATGTTACTGAGGTATCTGAATCGCATGAAATGAAACATGTTCCAAACAGTGTTCATTGCGACCCTGTCAAGTTTCTGTGTTGTGATAATGGCAAGATTAAGGTAGCTCCTATTGAAAATCACAAAGAATTGCTTAAGAGTTATTTACTTCCAAAATCGAGGGAggattcaaattcaattttgtAAAACATCAGATTGCTTGGCCCTTTGGGGTAAAATCAGATAAAGAACACAAGCACCATAACAAGTATAGTTGGCCGTTGTTGCAGAAGTACAGCTAAAACAAACAACCAAAGGAAACAACAATTTGCATCCAAAAACAAAACATATCAAACACAGGAAGAGCGAAGAGAAATCAAAGGTGATGAAGGCAAAAACTCAAAAGACCACGTAaataccaaaacatgaaaagtAATGATCATATAGTCAAAATAATTTCCTAGAGGATTGCAAAAGTAGAAGCCATGAGAACACCTTACTCAATCAAACCATAGTTCGTACTATGTCACTCTAtcaattttgcctttttttttttggcctacaATGTCATTATttattcattatattttgaatcaTTCTAATTAATCGTCACTTGGACAAGTTCGGAGCACATGCACTTTTCTAGTAAGAATAAATATTCTCTTATGCTTTCAATGGCATAGATGAAATTTTTATTTACATATTGTTTATCAAGTTCTTTCAATGGCATGGATGAAATTAT from the Coffea arabica cultivar ET-39 chromosome 11e, Coffea Arabica ET-39 HiFi, whole genome shotgun sequence genome contains:
- the LOC113718027 gene encoding phenylcoumaran benzylic ether reductase POP1-like, encoding MDVKSKILIIGGTGNIGKYLVEASAKAGHPTFALVRESTISDLKRAAIIESFKSLGVIFLHGDLHNHQQLVNAIKQVDIVISAVGGDLVAHQVKIIEAIKEAGNIKRFLPSEFGVDVDRAHAVEPAASLNRTKVEIRRAIEAEGIPYTYLVSNGFAGYLNYILNNFGDSFSASPPRDKIVILGDGNPKVVFTKEEDIAAYTIKAADDPRTLNKSVYITPPANTLSYNGIVSLWEKKIGKTLEKIYVPGDEVLKKIQEASMPLKLLLSLAYTFFVKGEIANFEIEASFGMEATELYPDVKYTTLDEYLIRFVSN